One Mesorhizobium loti genomic window carries:
- a CDS encoding methionine biosynthesis protein MetW — protein MSVNGSQRVDLEVVANLIPPQSRVLDVGSGDGSLLELLQDTKQVDGRGLELSQRGVNECVARGLSVIQGDADKDLEFYPDKGFDFVVLSQTLQATRNPKLVLDELLRIGNRAIVSFPNFGHWRVRLSLFVKGRMPVTQDLPYSWYDTPNIHFCTIRDFVNLCEELGATVEKATALDAAGQKIGLSMPWWFWNFFGQQAVFLLKR, from the coding sequence ATGAGTGTGAACGGCAGCCAGCGCGTCGACCTCGAGGTCGTCGCCAACCTCATCCCGCCGCAGTCCCGCGTGCTCGACGTCGGCTCGGGCGACGGCTCGCTGCTTGAATTGCTGCAGGACACCAAGCAGGTCGACGGCCGCGGGCTTGAACTGTCGCAGCGCGGCGTCAACGAATGCGTGGCGCGCGGCCTCTCCGTCATCCAGGGCGATGCCGACAAGGATCTCGAATTCTATCCCGACAAGGGTTTTGACTTCGTCGTCCTGTCGCAGACCTTGCAGGCGACGCGCAACCCGAAGCTGGTGCTCGACGAACTGCTCCGCATCGGTAACCGGGCGATCGTCTCCTTCCCCAATTTCGGCCATTGGCGGGTGCGGCTGTCGCTGTTCGTCAAAGGCCGCATGCCGGTAACCCAGGACCTGCCCTATTCCTGGTACGACACGCCCAACATCCATTTCTGCACCATCCGCGACTTCGTCAACCTGTGCGAGGAGCTTGGCGCGACGGTGGAAAAGGCGACCGCGCTCGACGCCGCCGGCCAGAAGATCGGCCTGTCCATGCCTTGGTGGTTCTGGAATTTCTTCGGCCAGCAGGCGGTGTTCTTGCTGAAGCGCTAA
- a CDS encoding ABC transporter, with protein sequence MADQLDNQATVQPVAVAVEASSLREQVATIKRALVVSPVRKWLLWTSVGIMAVIIATSIGQVLLNRWNQPFYDALARRDMAAFLHQLLVFAMIAGGLLVLNIGQTWLNQMIRLKLREALTLDLIDQWMRPARAFRLANAGAIGVNPDQRMQQDAAHLSDLSTDLGVGLLQSLILLLSFVGVLWELSSGFVFHIGGWSLAIPGYMVWAAFLYAGIASWLSWLVGRPLIRLNSDRYTREAELRSSMVRVNENVDAIALYHGEDDAKRRLELDLGTVLGAMRRIFTAQINLSWVTDTYGWITVVAPILVASPVYFSGDISFGGLMMAVGAFNQVHSSLRWFINNIGSIADWRATLMRVADFRIALDETDVLHDTERRITFDQSANGSLTFEKLQVASPEGCTKLSDQHVEIRPGERVMITGEPGAGKTLFFRAIAGLWPWGGGKIGLPAGETLIFVPRVPYLPAGTLREVLNHANGHAPASDIDIAAVLAEVGLERLSSSLDRVGRWDHELGDDEQRLLGVARLALRRPKWVIIDEAMDAFDGPALRRVLAMLEKHLKGATIINIGRGQHNNQFFPRGLTIVKDSGAQPLKPARVRAGAIDPPPAATRRKK encoded by the coding sequence ATGGCTGATCAACTGGACAATCAGGCCACCGTTCAGCCCGTCGCCGTGGCCGTCGAGGCCAGCAGCCTGCGCGAGCAGGTGGCGACGATCAAACGCGCGCTGGTGGTGTCGCCGGTTCGCAAGTGGTTGCTGTGGACGTCGGTCGGCATCATGGCCGTCATCATTGCGACGTCGATCGGCCAGGTCCTGCTCAACCGCTGGAACCAGCCCTTCTATGATGCGCTGGCGCGCCGCGACATGGCGGCCTTCCTGCACCAGCTCCTCGTCTTCGCGATGATCGCCGGTGGCCTGCTGGTGCTCAATATCGGCCAGACCTGGCTCAACCAGATGATCCGGCTGAAGCTGCGCGAGGCGCTGACGCTGGACCTGATCGACCAGTGGATGCGGCCGGCGCGTGCCTTCCGGCTGGCCAATGCCGGCGCCATCGGCGTCAATCCTGACCAGCGCATGCAGCAGGATGCGGCGCATCTCTCGGACCTGTCGACCGATCTCGGCGTCGGGCTCTTACAGTCGCTCATCCTGCTCTTGTCCTTTGTCGGCGTGCTGTGGGAACTGTCCTCGGGCTTCGTCTTCCACATTGGCGGCTGGTCGCTGGCCATACCGGGCTACATGGTGTGGGCCGCGTTCCTCTATGCCGGCATCGCCTCCTGGCTGAGCTGGCTGGTCGGTCGACCGCTGATCAGGCTCAACAGCGATCGCTACACGCGCGAAGCCGAGCTGCGCTCCTCCATGGTGCGCGTCAACGAGAATGTCGATGCGATCGCGCTCTACCATGGCGAAGACGACGCCAAACGGCGGCTCGAACTCGACCTCGGCACGGTGCTGGGCGCGATGCGGCGTATCTTCACGGCCCAGATCAATCTATCCTGGGTGACCGATACCTATGGCTGGATCACGGTCGTGGCCCCCATTCTGGTCGCGTCGCCGGTTTATTTTTCCGGTGACATCAGCTTCGGCGGGCTGATGATGGCGGTCGGTGCCTTCAACCAGGTGCACTCTTCCTTGCGCTGGTTCATCAACAACATCGGCAGCATCGCCGATTGGCGCGCCACGCTGATGCGCGTCGCCGACTTCCGCATCGCGCTCGATGAAACCGATGTGCTGCACGACACCGAAAGGCGCATCACCTTCGATCAAAGTGCCAATGGCAGCCTGACGTTCGAGAAGCTTCAAGTGGCTTCGCCGGAGGGCTGCACAAAACTCTCCGATCAGCACGTCGAGATACGCCCCGGCGAACGGGTGATGATCACCGGCGAGCCGGGCGCCGGCAAGACGCTGTTTTTCCGCGCCATTGCCGGGCTTTGGCCCTGGGGCGGCGGAAAGATCGGCCTGCCGGCTGGAGAAACCCTCATCTTCGTTCCACGCGTGCCGTATTTGCCGGCCGGCACGTTGCGCGAGGTGCTCAATCACGCGAACGGGCATGCGCCCGCGAGTGATATCGATATTGCAGCGGTGCTGGCCGAGGTTGGTCTTGAGCGGCTGTCGTCGTCGCTCGATCGCGTCGGGCGCTGGGATCATGAATTGGGCGATGACGAACAGCGCTTGCTGGGGGTGGCCAGGCTCGCCTTGCGGCGGCCGAAATGGGTGATCATCGACGAGGCGATGGACGCGTTCGACGGACCCGCACTGCGGCGCGTGCTGGCGATGCTGGAAAAGCATCTGAAGGGCGCCACGATCATCAACATCGGGCGCGGCCAGCACAACAATCAGTTCTTTCCGCGCGGCCTGACGATCGTCAAGGATTCGGGTGCCCAGCCGCTGAAACCAGCCCGCGTCAGGGCCGGCGCCATCGATCCGCCGCCGGCCGCCACCCGCCGCAAGAAGTAG
- a CDS encoding type 11 methyltransferase — MHSDIVDLRSFYSTTLGRFAERSISMALSSIWATVPNERLVGLGYTLPWLERFGSDAERVFAFMPATQGAVVWPATGPTATALVFDEELPLVDSCIDRMLLVHSLEHVENPRETLNEIWRVLSPAGRVVIVVPNRRGVWARFEHTPFGNGRPFSRGQLTELLREANFTPAAWSDALFFPPSRRRFMMRFHNVLERAGRRLWPIFSGVIVVEAQKRLYQGVPVAQRASRRVFVPVLSPHGATRLGHRAEATGAAVAARQVKLS, encoded by the coding sequence ATGCATTCCGACATCGTCGACCTTCGCTCCTTCTATTCGACAACGCTCGGCCGCTTCGCCGAGCGCTCGATCAGCATGGCGCTGTCGTCGATATGGGCCACTGTCCCCAACGAACGGCTGGTCGGGCTGGGCTATACGCTGCCCTGGCTGGAACGGTTCGGCTCCGACGCCGAGCGGGTCTTTGCCTTCATGCCGGCGACGCAGGGTGCCGTGGTCTGGCCGGCGACGGGGCCGACGGCGACGGCCCTGGTCTTCGATGAGGAGTTGCCGCTGGTCGATTCCTGCATCGACCGCATGCTGCTCGTCCACTCGCTCGAGCATGTCGAAAATCCGCGCGAGACGCTGAACGAGATCTGGCGGGTGCTGTCGCCGGCAGGCCGCGTCGTCATCGTGGTGCCCAACCGGCGCGGTGTCTGGGCGCGCTTCGAGCATACGCCGTTCGGCAATGGCCGGCCGTTCTCGCGCGGGCAGCTGACGGAACTGCTGCGCGAGGCGAATTTCACGCCTGCCGCATGGTCCGACGCCCTGTTCTTCCCGCCATCGCGGCGGCGCTTCATGATGCGCTTCCACAATGTGCTGGAGCGCGCCGGTCGACGGCTGTGGCCGATCTTTTCCGGCGTCATCGTCGTCGAGGCGCAGAAGCGGCTTTATCAAGGCGTGCCGGTCGCCCAGCGCGCCTCGCGCCGCGTTTTCGTACCGGTGCTATCGCCACACGGCGCGACACGGCTCGGCCACCGGGCCGAGGCGACAGGAGCGGCAGTAGCGGCTCGCCAGGTGAAACTTTCGTGA
- a CDS encoding homoserine O-acetyltransferase produces the protein MAALRAGKTNNEADQPSSPVLRFGADKPLKLDAGTLLSPFQIAYQTYGTLNDARSNAILVCHALTGDQHVANTNPVTGKPGWWEVLIGPGRIIDTNRFFVICSNVIGGCLGSTGPASTNPATGKPYGLDLPVITIRDMVRAQQMLIDHFGIEKLFCVLGGSMGGMQVLEWASSYPERVFSALPIATGARHSSQNIAFHEVGRQAVMADPDWHGGKYFEHGKRPEKGLAVARMAAHITYLSEAALHRKFGRNLQDRDHLTFGFDADFQIESYLRHQGMTFVDRFDANSYLYMTRSMDYFDIAADHGGRLADAFAGTKTRFCLVSFTSDWLFPTEESRSIVHALNAAGASVSFVEIETDRGHDAFLLDEPELFAAINGFIGSAARARGLSA, from the coding sequence ATGGCCGCTCTGCGCGCAGGAAAGACCAACAACGAGGCCGACCAGCCGTCGAGCCCGGTGTTGCGCTTCGGGGCGGACAAGCCGCTCAAGCTCGACGCCGGCACGCTTTTGTCGCCGTTCCAGATCGCCTACCAGACCTATGGCACGCTGAACGATGCCCGCTCCAATGCCATCCTCGTCTGCCACGCGCTGACCGGCGACCAGCATGTCGCCAACACCAATCCGGTGACCGGCAAGCCGGGCTGGTGGGAGGTGCTGATCGGCCCCGGCAGGATCATCGACACCAACCGTTTCTTCGTCATCTGCTCCAACGTCATCGGCGGCTGCCTGGGCTCCACCGGCCCGGCCTCGACCAACCCCGCCACCGGCAAGCCCTATGGGCTCGACCTGCCGGTCATCACCATCCGCGACATGGTGCGCGCGCAGCAGATGCTGATCGACCACTTCGGCATCGAGAAACTGTTCTGCGTGCTCGGCGGCTCGATGGGCGGCATGCAGGTGCTGGAATGGGCGTCGAGCTACCCCGAACGCGTCTTTTCGGCGCTGCCGATCGCCACCGGCGCGCGTCACTCCTCGCAGAACATCGCCTTCCACGAGGTCGGCCGGCAGGCGGTCATGGCCGATCCAGACTGGCATGGCGGCAAATATTTCGAGCACGGCAAGCGCCCGGAAAAGGGCCTGGCGGTGGCGCGCATGGCTGCCCACATCACCTATCTCTCGGAAGCCGCCCTGCACCGCAAATTCGGCCGCAATCTGCAGGATCGCGACCACCTGACGTTCGGCTTCGATGCCGACTTCCAGATCGAAAGCTATCTGCGCCACCAGGGCATGACCTTCGTCGACCGCTTCGACGCCAATTCCTACCTCTACATGACGCGGTCCATGGACTATTTCGACATTGCCGCTGACCATGGCGGCAGGCTGGCGGACGCCTTTGCCGGAACCAAGACCCGCTTCTGCCTGGTGTCGTTCACATCGGACTGGCTGTTCCCGACGGAAGAAAGCCGCTCCATTGTGCACGCGCTCAACGCCGCCGGTGCCTCGGTGTCCTTCGTCGAGATCGAGACCGATCGCGGCCACGATGCCTTCCTGCTCGACGAGCCGGAACTGTTCGCCGCCATCAACGGCTTCATCGGCTCGGCGGCACGGGCAAGAGGACTGAGCGCATGA